GCAGCGCCCGCCACTTCTCGTCGGGGTCGGTGACCTGGCGCGGGCGGCCGTGGATCACCGCGGACCGGTAGTTCACGGAGAAGTGGAACGCCGAGCGCGCGTAGACGATGCCGTCGAGATGCGTCACCGTCACGCAGATCTCCGGCTCGCCCGCCGCCTCCCGCAGGCTCCGCGCGCCCGTGGAACCGTGCAGGTAGAGCGTGTCGCCGCTGCGGCCGTAGCCGGTGGGCAGCACCCGCGGCGCGCCGTCGACCACCACACCGAGGTGGCAGATCAGGCCGGCGTCGAGCACCGCGTGCAGCTCCTCGCGCTCGGTGCGGGCGCGCTCGCTGCCGCGGCGGATCGTGGACCGTTCGGTGGGGGAGAGCTGTGAGGTCACGGG
This portion of the Saccharopolyspora antimicrobica genome encodes:
- a CDS encoding pyridoxamine 5'-phosphate oxidase family protein produces the protein MTSQLSPTERSTIRRGSERARTEREELHAVLDAGLICHLGVVVDGAPRVLPTGYGRSGDTLYLHGSTGARSLREAAGEPEICVTVTHLDGIVYARSAFHFSVNYRSAVIHGRPRQVTDPDEKWRALQVITDHLAPGSWEHARQPTKRELAATAVIALDLTEAAVKMRGGGPNDDPEDVEADKAWAGVLPLETRWGAPEPSDDLAPEFGIPAHVLERRYPA